In one Mucilaginibacter ginsenosidivorax genomic region, the following are encoded:
- a CDS encoding cysteine hydrolase family protein yields the protein MKTLSNTNPALILVDIQQGFDNISYWGGQRNNPDAEVNARKLLDYWRANNLPLFHIQHCSVNPKSMLAEGNSGNAHKEIVKPLPGEAVIKKSVNSSFIGTNLQQQLDAAGIDTVVIVGLTTEHCVSTTARMAGNFGYHTIVVADATAAFAKTGIKGEHYDAETIHLTALAQINNEFATVLNTDEVLQALKKNDDFL from the coding sequence ATGAAAACACTTAGCAACACCAACCCTGCATTAATACTTGTTGATATACAGCAGGGTTTTGATAATATCTCTTACTGGGGCGGCCAGCGCAATAACCCCGATGCCGAAGTTAATGCCCGCAAATTGCTTGATTACTGGCGGGCAAATAACCTGCCGCTGTTCCACATCCAACATTGCTCGGTTAACCCCAAATCGATGCTGGCCGAAGGTAACTCCGGCAATGCGCACAAAGAGATTGTGAAACCTTTGCCGGGCGAAGCGGTGATCAAAAAATCGGTAAACAGCTCCTTTATCGGCACCAATCTGCAACAACAGTTAGATGCTGCGGGCATCGATACTGTAGTTATAGTTGGCCTTACTACCGAACATTGTGTATCTACCACGGCCCGCATGGCCGGTAACTTTGGCTACCACACCATTGTAGTAGCCGATGCTACCGCCGCCTTTGCCAAAACCGGCATCAAAGGCGAGCACTACGATGCCGAAACCATCCATTTAACCGCACTGGCACAAATTAACAACGAATTTGCCACCGTTTTAAATACCGATGAGGTACTCCAGGCTTTAAAAAAAAACGATGATTTTCTTTAG
- a CDS encoding glycoside hydrolase family 30 protein: MKKLIICFTTMFLVVVLDSKAQTIISLAANDAGRVFEGIGAVSAGASTRNLVDYPEKQRSEVLDFLFKPKFGAGFQHLKVEIGSGENSTCGSEPSHAVTRAELLNPKPRGYEFWLMAESRKRNPQIILDCLPWAYPNWVDNRFSQASADWIVSFLDVARKNYHLDINWISAGQNEMGTDLNWIAKNLRPTLNAHGFAKVKLQAPDDDSEFWQVFDKLEKNAVYNNLVNAVGYHYVDGREPWDIDQKGGRDATEKAKRSGKPLWASEEWSQSGQEWGGKGTIYLARLMNKLYSRDRITKFEIWCPVDGIYDQIIWANTGALQADEPWSGHYTIWPSVWAVAHTTQFAEPGWVYMDKACGQFDAATWRGSHVALRNPKTGDWSVIIVTGQKQQVKLDIGDGLKKGPVYLWKSTAKEQFIQQKPLQLNNNSVQVELEGDAIYTLTSTTGQTKGSYGAPPESKPFPFPYIENFESYAAGKTPRYFSDQKGTFETCKSPKGGICLAQIVPKQGILWYDNWLLKPHSLFGDLNWKDYAIEGDVLIDGGDVELGGRYADRDKLGIRWILTGDGRWQLNWAYITLASGQIERFEPAAWHHLRLEMKGTQITGFIDGKKLTTIADESHLKGGAFIASTYNRNLFDNIRVEPISGE, translated from the coding sequence ATGAAAAAACTTATCATCTGTTTTACAACCATGTTTCTTGTTGTTGTGCTGGATAGTAAAGCGCAAACAATAATCTCATTAGCAGCAAATGATGCGGGACGGGTGTTTGAAGGGATTGGGGCTGTAAGTGCCGGCGCGTCCACTCGTAACTTGGTCGATTACCCTGAAAAGCAACGTTCTGAAGTACTTGATTTTTTATTTAAACCGAAATTTGGCGCGGGTTTTCAGCATCTGAAAGTTGAGATAGGCAGCGGCGAGAATTCCACATGCGGCAGCGAACCCTCGCATGCTGTCACACGCGCGGAATTGTTAAATCCCAAACCCCGGGGCTATGAGTTTTGGTTAATGGCCGAATCGCGCAAACGTAACCCCCAAATTATTCTTGACTGTTTGCCCTGGGCTTATCCCAATTGGGTCGACAATCGTTTTTCGCAGGCATCTGCCGACTGGATTGTTTCCTTTTTAGACGTTGCCCGCAAAAACTATCATTTAGATATAAACTGGATATCGGCCGGTCAAAACGAGATGGGAACTGATTTAAATTGGATAGCCAAAAATTTACGCCCAACGCTAAATGCCCACGGTTTTGCCAAAGTTAAGCTGCAGGCCCCGGATGATGATAGTGAGTTTTGGCAGGTATTTGATAAACTTGAAAAAAATGCGGTGTATAACAACCTGGTTAACGCAGTGGGTTATCACTATGTGGATGGTCGTGAGCCCTGGGATATTGATCAGAAAGGGGGCCGCGATGCTACTGAAAAAGCCAAACGATCGGGCAAGCCTTTATGGGCGAGCGAGGAATGGAGCCAATCGGGACAAGAATGGGGAGGCAAAGGCACAATTTACCTGGCCCGGTTAATGAACAAATTATATAGCCGCGACCGTATTACTAAATTTGAGATATGGTGCCCGGTTGATGGCATTTATGACCAAATTATTTGGGCCAATACCGGCGCATTACAAGCCGACGAGCCCTGGAGTGGCCATTACACCATTTGGCCTTCGGTATGGGCAGTGGCCCACACCACCCAATTTGCCGAACCCGGCTGGGTGTATATGGATAAAGCCTGCGGGCAATTTGATGCAGCTACCTGGCGCGGCAGCCATGTGGCTTTGCGGAATCCGAAAACCGGCGATTGGTCGGTTATCATAGTTACCGGCCAAAAACAACAGGTAAAGCTGGATATTGGTGATGGGCTTAAAAAAGGCCCTGTTTATTTATGGAAATCGACCGCGAAAGAGCAGTTCATACAGCAAAAACCACTGCAATTAAATAATAATTCGGTACAAGTTGAATTGGAAGGCGATGCAATTTATACCTTAACCAGTACCACCGGGCAAACAAAAGGTTCCTATGGTGCGCCGCCCGAAAGTAAGCCGTTCCCGTTTCCCTATATCGAAAATTTTGAATCATATGCTGCCGGAAAAACACCACGCTACTTTTCTGATCAGAAAGGCACCTTCGAAACTTGCAAATCGCCCAAGGGCGGGATCTGCCTGGCACAAATAGTACCGAAACAGGGGATTTTATGGTATGATAACTGGCTGTTGAAGCCCCACTCGCTGTTTGGCGACCTCAACTGGAAAGATTATGCCATAGAAGGCGATGTATTAATTGATGGCGGCGATGTTGAGTTAGGCGGCAGGTATGCCGATCGCGATAAGTTGGGCATCCGCTGGATACTTACCGGGGATGGGCGGTGGCAGCTCAATTGGGCGTATATTACGCTTGCTTCGGGCCAGATTGAGAGATTTGAACCTGCAGCCTGGCACCACCTGCGGCTGGAAATGAAAGGCACACAAATAACCGGCTTTATAGACGGTAAAAAATTGACAACCATTGCAGATGAGTCGCACTTAAAGGGTGGAGCATTTATAGCGAGTACATACAACCGAAATTTGTTCGACAATATTCGCGTAGAGCCAATTTCCGGGGAATAG
- a CDS encoding ABC transporter permease, giving the protein MLKNYFKTAWRNLFRNKFYSLINITGLTAGLAIGILILLWVQDELSFDSFHKNADNIYRVELFGGTGASKQIWQTTVAPIGPLAKQELTDVQEQVRTTPNWFFSLYKYKEKVFGEQNIGFADPSLFSVFDFPLIEGNTARPFLNDNSVVITKNTAQKYFGSEDPIGKVIVAEGKENFTVSGVINDFPLNSSINFDMIMPMSYHVKYILEHGKVDANTDFNSYSYQTYFKLKPGASLKKLSADLFKIHVKHRAEDTDADYLLLPINKMHLYNADGTDHGIQTVRIFVIIALVILLIACINYVNLSTARSLLRAKEISMRKIIGAGKIQLFIQFLAETALLFFIATLFALFTIYLLMPVFNQLAGKQLVFNLLDPHIWLIISVTVVATLALSSIYPAMLLSSFEPLKALKGKINGSIGDAMFRKILVVVQFTFSVVLIVSTLVITQQLKYIQSKNLGYDKSHVFGVWMRDASKHYDAVRAELLKQPGVEGVTRATGNIINSGGISGDNSWDGKAPGQTFILHPMGIDKDFISFFKLKMQLGNTFSGAVADSTHFILNEAAVKEIGLKDPIGKRFRFQKTNGTIIGVVKDFHFASMREKIAPAIFFYRPAVYQTLYIKTNTKNAATAIAAAGDQFKQYNGEFPFSYNFLDEIFNDLYQGEQREGTLFNYFAGMAILISCLGLLGLAAYTAQVRTREIGVRKVLGASVAGVIGLLAKDFIKLVLIAIVVAFPLAWYAMNNWLQAFAYRIPIHWTVFVLAAFIAIVIAFVTISFQSVKAALANPVKSLRSE; this is encoded by the coding sequence ATGCTGAAAAATTATTTTAAAACCGCCTGGCGAAACCTGTTTCGCAACAAGTTCTATTCGTTAATCAATATAACCGGGCTTACTGCCGGGCTGGCCATTGGCATTTTGATATTGCTTTGGGTGCAGGACGAACTAAGTTTTGATAGCTTTCATAAAAACGCCGATAACATTTACCGCGTAGAGCTTTTTGGCGGCACGGGTGCCAGTAAACAAATCTGGCAAACTACGGTAGCCCCCATTGGGCCACTGGCTAAACAGGAACTCACCGATGTGCAGGAGCAGGTACGCACCACCCCCAACTGGTTTTTCTCGCTGTATAAATACAAGGAAAAAGTTTTTGGCGAACAAAACATAGGCTTTGCCGATCCTTCGCTATTCAGCGTCTTTGATTTTCCGCTTATTGAAGGCAATACCGCCCGACCATTCCTTAACGACAACTCGGTTGTCATCACCAAAAACACCGCTCAAAAATATTTTGGCTCCGAAGATCCAATTGGCAAAGTGATTGTGGCAGAAGGTAAAGAAAACTTTACCGTGAGCGGGGTTATCAACGATTTTCCGCTTAACTCCAGCATCAACTTTGATATGATTATGCCCATGAGTTACCACGTTAAATATATACTGGAACATGGCAAGGTAGATGCTAATACCGATTTCAATAGCTATTCTTATCAAACCTATTTTAAATTGAAGCCCGGCGCATCGTTAAAAAAACTGTCGGCCGATTTGTTTAAGATCCACGTTAAGCACCGCGCCGAAGATACTGATGCCGATTACTTGTTGCTACCCATCAATAAAATGCACCTGTACAATGCTGATGGTACCGATCACGGCATCCAAACGGTACGCATTTTTGTTATCATAGCTTTAGTGATACTGCTTATAGCCTGCATCAATTATGTCAACCTTTCTACCGCCCGCTCGCTATTGCGCGCCAAAGAGATCAGCATGCGCAAAATTATAGGGGCAGGCAAAATACAGCTATTTATACAGTTCCTGGCCGAGACCGCCCTGCTGTTCTTCATCGCCACGCTGTTTGCCTTGTTTACAATATACCTGCTGATGCCGGTATTTAACCAACTGGCTGGCAAACAGTTGGTATTTAACCTACTCGATCCGCATATCTGGCTTATTATTAGCGTAACGGTAGTTGCAACTCTGGCCTTATCCAGTATTTACCCGGCCATGCTGTTATCCTCGTTTGAACCTTTAAAAGCGCTTAAGGGCAAAATAAATGGCAGCATTGGCGATGCCATGTTCCGCAAAATACTGGTAGTGGTACAGTTTACCTTTTCGGTAGTGCTTATTGTGAGCACTTTGGTTATCACCCAGCAATTAAAATACATCCAGTCAAAAAATCTGGGTTACGATAAAAGCCATGTTTTTGGAGTTTGGATGCGCGATGCATCAAAACATTACGATGCCGTGCGGGCCGAGCTTTTGAAGCAGCCCGGTGTAGAAGGTGTAACCCGTGCTACCGGCAACATCATCAATAGCGGCGGCATCTCGGGCGACAACTCCTGGGATGGCAAAGCACCGGGCCAAACCTTTATCCTGCACCCTATGGGGATAGATAAGGATTTCATCTCGTTTTTTAAGTTAAAAATGCAGCTGGGCAACACTTTCAGCGGCGCGGTGGCCGACTCCACCCATTTTATCCTCAACGAAGCAGCCGTAAAAGAGATTGGTCTTAAAGACCCCATCGGCAAGCGCTTCCGTTTTCAAAAAACCAACGGCACCATCATTGGCGTAGTAAAAGACTTCCATTTTGCCAGCATGCGCGAAAAAATTGCACCGGCCATCTTTTTTTACAGGCCCGCCGTTTATCAAACCTTATATATAAAAACCAACACCAAAAACGCGGCTACAGCTATAGCAGCGGCCGGCGACCAGTTTAAACAATACAACGGCGAGTTCCCTTTTAGCTATAACTTCCTCGACGAGATTTTTAACGACCTTTACCAGGGCGAGCAACGCGAAGGCACCCTGTTTAACTACTTTGCAGGTATGGCCATATTAATATCGTGCCTGGGCCTGCTGGGCCTTGCTGCCTACACCGCGCAGGTACGTACCCGCGAAATTGGTGTGCGCAAAGTATTGGGGGCATCCGTCGCCGGCGTAATAGGCCTGCTGGCTAAAGATTTCATCAAACTGGTGCTCATAGCTATAGTAGTAGCCTTCCCGCTGGCCTGGTATGCCATGAACAACTGGCTACAGGCTTTTGCCTACCGCATCCCCATCCACTGGACCGTTTTTGTACTTGCCGCTTTTATAGCCATCGTTATCGCTTTTGTTACCATCAGCTTTCAATCTGTCAAAGCAGCGCTGGCCAACCCGGTGAAAAGTTTAAGGAGCGAGTAA
- a CDS encoding plasmid pRiA4b ORF-3 family protein has translation MTLTYTDDPMVWRRLLVPEDISFDEFHMAIQAVFGWDGSHLYRFSAKGWGSKPSYQLPDHYSVGDDERDSEEYLISEVFKRAGQKYTYIYDFGDDWKHEILLEKTTGEPVFAPHCLGGEGACPPEDCGGVHGYYRMVDIVNDPDHEEHEEMSEWMGIPEGGKWDVNAFDLEEANKRCARLVGDDDDEE, from the coding sequence ATAACGCTTACTTATACGGATGATCCGATGGTTTGGCGACGGCTGCTGGTGCCCGAAGATATTAGTTTTGATGAATTTCACATGGCAATACAGGCTGTATTTGGCTGGGACGGCAGCCATTTGTACCGGTTTTCGGCAAAGGGATGGGGATCGAAGCCATCCTACCAGCTGCCTGACCATTACAGCGTTGGCGACGATGAGCGCGACAGTGAAGAATACCTGATTAGCGAGGTGTTTAAAAGGGCCGGGCAAAAGTATACCTACATTTACGATTTCGGCGATGATTGGAAGCATGAGATTTTGCTGGAAAAAACTACCGGAGAGCCGGTGTTTGCCCCGCATTGCCTTGGTGGCGAGGGCGCCTGCCCGCCCGAAGACTGCGGCGGGGTGCACGGTTACTACCGCATGGTAGATATTGTGAACGACCCCGACCATGAAGAACATGAAGAAATGAGCGAATGGATGGGCATCCCCGAAGGCGGTAAATGGGATGTAAACGCCTTCGACCTTGAAGAAGCCAATAAGCGATGCGCCCGCCTGGTAGGCGATGATGATGACGAAGAATAA